A single region of the Salipaludibacillus sp. LMS25 genome encodes:
- a CDS encoding thymidylate synthase, with protein sequence MQAYLELCKHILENGTKKDDRTGTGTISTFGYQMRFDLGKGFPVLTTKKLALRAIIHELLWFIKGETNIAYLKENNVRIWNEWADENGDLGPVYGKQWRSWPAPDGRTIDQLGDVIEQIKTNPDSRRLLVNAWNVADIDKMALAPCHCLFQFYVADGKLSCQLYQRSADVFLGVPFNIASYALLTLMIAQECGLEPGDFVHTFGDAHIYNNHVEQVKLQLTREPRPLPEMRLNPERKKIEDFTIDDFELVGYDPHPHIKGEVSV encoded by the coding sequence ATGCAAGCTTATCTCGAGCTTTGTAAACATATTTTAGAAAATGGGACGAAAAAAGATGACAGAACAGGTACAGGAACGATTAGTACATTCGGTTATCAAATGCGTTTTGATTTAGGAAAAGGATTCCCGGTCCTAACGACCAAAAAACTGGCGCTAAGAGCGATTATTCATGAACTTCTCTGGTTTATTAAAGGGGAGACAAATATCGCTTATTTAAAAGAAAACAATGTTAGAATATGGAACGAATGGGCCGATGAAAATGGGGACCTGGGCCCTGTATATGGTAAACAGTGGCGTTCATGGCCTGCCCCAGATGGGCGTACGATTGATCAATTAGGAGATGTAATCGAACAAATTAAAACGAATCCTGATTCGCGGCGGTTGCTCGTCAATGCCTGGAATGTAGCAGATATTGATAAAATGGCGCTGGCACCCTGCCATTGTTTATTCCAATTTTATGTAGCAGATGGTAAATTGTCGTGTCAACTATATCAGAGGAGTGCAGATGTCTTTTTAGGTGTCCCGTTTAATATTGCGTCATACGCATTATTAACATTAATGATTGCCCAAGAATGTGGGCTGGAACCAGGCGACTTCGTCCATACATTTGGGGATGCACATATATACAATAACCATGTTGAACAAGTGAAGCTCCAGCTAACACGTGAACCTCGTCCTCTTCCTGAAATGAGATTAAATCCAGAACGGAAAAAGATTGAAGACTTTACAATAGATGATTTTGAATTAGTAGGCTATGATCCCCATCCTCATATCAAAGGAGAAGTGTCAGTATGA